In the genome of Halobacterium noricense, one region contains:
- a CDS encoding lipoate--protein ligase family protein: MRVLRGRADSPDADRAATRDLFDSVGETGEPAVRVWAPGHQLAFGRRDTNSDGYEAAREAAREHGFPPIERSVGGRAVAYTETTRAFARVTPVEGVRTGLQERYDAMVADVVDALAAVGVDAHEGEPPESFCPGDHSVSADGKLAGIAQRVTKDAALTSGVLVVDDRDEIADVLSAVYPKLGVPFDPKSVGSVATAGGDTERVRDELESALVGDAEVDVERLS; this comes from the coding sequence ATGCGCGTGCTCCGCGGGCGAGCCGACAGCCCCGACGCCGACCGCGCGGCGACCCGTGACCTCTTCGATTCCGTCGGGGAGACTGGCGAGCCGGCGGTCCGCGTGTGGGCTCCGGGCCACCAACTCGCGTTCGGCCGCAGAGATACCAACAGCGACGGCTACGAGGCGGCCCGCGAGGCTGCACGAGAGCACGGTTTCCCACCAATCGAGCGCAGCGTCGGCGGGCGCGCGGTCGCGTACACGGAGACGACGCGCGCGTTCGCCAGAGTCACGCCAGTCGAGGGCGTCCGCACGGGCCTCCAGGAGCGCTACGACGCGATGGTCGCGGACGTCGTCGACGCGCTCGCGGCGGTCGGCGTGGACGCCCACGAGGGCGAACCACCCGAGTCGTTCTGCCCGGGCGACCACTCCGTCTCCGCGGACGGCAAACTCGCGGGCATCGCCCAGCGCGTGACGAAGGACGCCGCACTCACGTCGGGCGTGCTCGTTGTCGACGACCGCGACGAGATTGCCGACGTGCTCTCTGCTGTCTACCCGAAACTGGGGGTGCCGTTCGACCCGAAGTCAGTGGGAAGCGTCGCAACCGCTGGCGGCGACACGGAACGCGTCAGGGACGAATTGGAGAGCGCGCTCGTCGGCGATGCAGAGGTCGACGTGGAACGGCTTTCGTGA
- a CDS encoding cysteine hydrolase family protein, producing MEFDPDSTAVVVVDVQNGFCHPEGSLYAPASEEVVDPVTALVSRAREADASVVCTRDVHPPEQFEDNRYYDEFERWGEHVVEGTWDAQLHDRLDVRDEDYVVEKHTYDAFYQTGLEGHLDTHGVDDLLVCGTLANVCVLHTAGSAGLRDYRPVLVEDAIGYIEEEHREYALDHADWLFGEVLDREEVAFR from the coding sequence ATGGAGTTCGACCCCGACAGCACCGCGGTCGTCGTCGTGGACGTCCAGAACGGCTTCTGCCACCCCGAAGGGAGTCTGTACGCACCCGCCAGCGAGGAGGTCGTCGACCCCGTGACGGCCCTCGTCTCCCGAGCGCGGGAAGCGGACGCGAGCGTCGTCTGCACGCGGGACGTCCACCCGCCCGAACAGTTCGAGGACAATCGCTACTACGACGAGTTCGAGCGCTGGGGCGAACACGTCGTCGAGGGGACGTGGGATGCCCAGCTCCACGACCGCCTCGACGTGCGCGACGAGGACTACGTCGTGGAGAAACACACCTACGACGCGTTCTACCAGACCGGCCTCGAAGGCCACCTCGACACGCACGGCGTCGACGACCTGCTGGTCTGTGGGACGCTGGCGAACGTCTGCGTGCTCCACACCGCGGGGAGCGCGGGCCTGCGGGACTACCGGCCGGTGCTCGTCGAGGACGCAATCGGCTACATCGAGGAAGAACACCGCGAGTACGCCCTCGACCACGCCGACTGGCTGTTCGGCGAGGTCCTCGACCGCGAAGAGGTCGCGTTCCGATAG
- a CDS encoding Hvo_1808 family surface protein has product MTRRTLAVAFVALVVLAGCQSPAGTGGGAVETTTAPATSDFDYADPAGDTLGWEGGYWHNESLPVTVDDGLNETERDQVINRSMARVEQLRSLEFEEPVPVDVISRSTYRDEYTGSGNSSDAMATFDNVKFEALFLVGERNDSLSVQNSNRGSNVLGFYTPRDDRIVVIAESETPTIDENTLGHELMHALQFRNFQANFSSPTRDKANAHNGLIEGEASFLDSQYGDRCGAEWECATPEAAGGGGGGGGSIHLGVYMMKYFPYSAGSAFVEHVHSDGGWDAVAGVYDEPPASSEQVAQPEKYGSDQPRDVTLPDRSSDDWERVTPGGRAPHGEVGVGGLTAMFGYPAYEQDRHPQDAVLNPLNYGANGNIDQDSPFDYATQPVAGWDGEQLWVYENGTETAYTWRLAFDSDGEAREFARTYRQLLQYWGGERVDAQTARWRIPENESEFADAFRVTRSGNEVTIVNAPTTDDLDDVHSK; this is encoded by the coding sequence ATGACACGCCGTACTCTGGCCGTGGCGTTCGTCGCGCTGGTCGTGCTCGCCGGCTGTCAGTCCCCCGCTGGGACTGGTGGCGGGGCCGTCGAGACCACGACTGCGCCCGCGACGAGCGACTTCGACTACGCCGACCCCGCCGGCGACACGCTCGGCTGGGAGGGCGGCTACTGGCACAACGAGTCCCTCCCCGTGACCGTCGACGACGGCCTCAACGAAACCGAACGCGACCAGGTCATCAATCGGTCGATGGCGCGGGTCGAACAGCTCCGCAGCCTCGAATTCGAGGAGCCGGTCCCCGTGGACGTCATTTCGCGGTCGACGTACCGCGACGAGTACACCGGCTCCGGGAACTCCAGCGACGCGATGGCGACGTTCGACAACGTGAAATTCGAGGCGCTGTTCCTCGTCGGCGAGCGCAACGACTCGCTGTCCGTCCAGAACTCCAACCGCGGGTCGAACGTGCTCGGATTCTACACGCCACGGGACGACCGCATCGTCGTCATCGCCGAGTCCGAGACACCGACCATCGACGAGAACACGCTCGGTCACGAGCTGATGCACGCGCTGCAGTTCCGGAACTTCCAGGCGAACTTCTCCTCGCCCACCCGGGACAAGGCCAACGCCCACAACGGCCTCATCGAGGGCGAAGCGAGCTTCCTCGACAGCCAGTACGGCGACCGTTGCGGTGCCGAGTGGGAGTGCGCCACGCCCGAAGCCGCGGGCGGTGGTGGCGGGGGCGGCGGGAGCATCCACCTCGGCGTCTACATGATGAAGTACTTCCCGTACAGCGCGGGGTCGGCGTTCGTCGAGCACGTCCACAGTGACGGCGGCTGGGACGCGGTCGCGGGCGTCTACGACGAGCCGCCGGCGTCCTCCGAGCAGGTTGCCCAGCCCGAGAAGTACGGCAGCGACCAGCCCCGCGACGTCACGCTTCCCGACCGCTCTAGCGACGACTGGGAGCGCGTCACGCCGGGCGGCCGCGCGCCCCACGGCGAAGTCGGCGTCGGCGGGCTCACCGCGATGTTCGGCTACCCCGCCTACGAGCAGGACCGCCACCCGCAGGACGCCGTGTTGAACCCGCTGAACTACGGCGCGAACGGCAACATCGACCAGGATTCGCCGTTCGACTACGCCACCCAGCCCGTCGCGGGCTGGGACGGCGAGCAGCTCTGGGTGTACGAGAACGGCACCGAGACCGCGTACACGTGGCGGCTCGCCTTCGACTCCGACGGCGAGGCCCGCGAGTTCGCGCGGACGTACCGCCAACTCCTCCAGTACTGGGGTGGCGAGCGCGTCGATGCCCAGACCGCGCGCTGGCGCATCCCCGAGAACGAGAGCGAGTTCGCGGACGCGTTCCGCGTCACGCGCTCCGGGAACGAAGTCACTATCGTGAACGCGCCGACAACCGACGACCTCGACGACGTCCACTCGAAGTAG
- a CDS encoding aminopeptidase produces MDPRIEDHAEVLVDWSARVDAGDDVVLRVGPDAHELAVAVAETVGERGANLVSVYDSNELQRAWALAHGDDFDEDPEYELALYENADVVLSIGGGRNTSEGSDIPAETRRAQSKARQGIREARMDTDWVSTVHPTRSLAQQANMSFAEYREFAYDAILRDWESLADQMANMKEILDAGSEVRLVKEDTDLTMSIENRTAVNSAASVEYDSHNLPSGEVFTAPHATEGEVFFDVPMTIRGERVQDVHLTFEDGEAVDYSAAQNESVVGEVLDTDEGSRRLGELGIGMNRGIDQFTDSILFDEKMGDTVHLAVGRAYESNYPEGHEDEANDSAVHVDMITDVSEDSFLEVDGEVVQRDGTFRWEDGFEA; encoded by the coding sequence ATGGACCCCCGCATCGAGGACCACGCCGAAGTGCTGGTGGACTGGAGCGCGCGCGTCGACGCTGGTGACGACGTCGTGTTGCGCGTCGGCCCGGACGCCCACGAGCTCGCGGTTGCGGTCGCCGAGACGGTCGGCGAGCGCGGCGCGAATCTCGTCTCCGTCTACGACTCGAACGAACTCCAGCGCGCGTGGGCGCTCGCCCACGGCGACGACTTCGACGAGGACCCCGAGTACGAACTCGCGCTCTACGAGAACGCCGACGTCGTGCTCTCCATCGGCGGCGGCCGCAACACCAGCGAGGGCTCGGACATCCCCGCGGAGACACGGCGCGCGCAGTCGAAAGCCCGGCAAGGCATCCGGGAGGCCCGGATGGACACGGACTGGGTGTCGACGGTCCACCCGACGCGGTCGCTCGCCCAGCAGGCGAACATGTCCTTCGCGGAGTACCGGGAGTTCGCGTACGACGCCATCCTCCGCGACTGGGAGAGCCTCGCCGACCAGATGGCGAACATGAAAGAGATTCTCGACGCGGGCAGCGAGGTCCGGCTCGTCAAGGAGGACACCGACCTCACCATGAGCATCGAGAACCGGACTGCCGTGAACTCCGCGGCGTCCGTCGAATACGACTCCCACAACCTCCCGTCCGGCGAGGTGTTCACCGCGCCCCACGCCACCGAGGGTGAGGTGTTCTTCGACGTCCCGATGACGATTCGCGGCGAGCGCGTGCAGGACGTCCACCTGACGTTCGAGGATGGCGAAGCCGTCGACTACAGCGCCGCCCAGAACGAGAGCGTTGTCGGCGAGGTGCTGGATACCGACGAGGGGTCGCGTCGTCTCGGGGAACTCGGTATCGGGATGAACCGCGGCATCGACCAATTCACCGACTCCATCCTCTTCGACGAAAAGATGGGCGATACCGTCCACCTCGCGGTCGGCCGCGCGTACGAATCCAACTACCCCGAGGGCCACGAGGACGAGGCCAACGACTCCGCGGTCCACGTGGACATGATTACGGACGTCAGCGAGGACTCGTTCCTCGAAGTCGACGGGGAAGTCGTCCAGCGCGACGGGACGTTCCGGTGGGAAGACGGGTTCGAAGCGTAA
- a CDS encoding dihydroorotase, whose amino-acid sequence MRVIRNATLADGRERDIRIEDGRIDAVGEDLDGETLVDATGKRLLPGMIDAHVHFRQPGYGHKETWATGSRSAAAGGVTTVVDQPNTEPPTVTGAAFDEKAEYAADSLVDWGINGGITADWDPETLFDRPLFALGEVFLADSTGDMGIDADLFADACRRAAEEDVVVTVHAEDADLFSESVLPSSTDTASGDEPRADAHDRDDADAWSAYRTAEAEEAAVERAVGVGGNVGATVHVAHTSTPEGVDAARAGGATCEVTPHHLFLSREDLDELGTFGRMNPPLRSEERREALFERLADGEVDVVATDHAPHTRDEKDASIWDAPSGVPGVETALPLLLQTASEGRLSYERVRDVTAANPADIFDLPDKGRIEAGRDADLVLVDPDASQEIRGDDLHSKCGWTPFEGMSGVFPELTMVRGTVVWDGEGFGDHDGENVRA is encoded by the coding sequence ATGCGAGTAATCCGGAACGCGACGCTGGCGGACGGGCGGGAGCGCGACATCCGAATCGAGGACGGCCGCATCGACGCGGTGGGCGAGGACCTCGACGGGGAGACGCTCGTCGACGCTACAGGGAAGCGCCTGCTGCCAGGGATGATAGACGCGCACGTGCACTTCCGCCAGCCCGGCTACGGGCACAAGGAGACGTGGGCGACGGGGTCGCGGAGCGCGGCGGCGGGCGGCGTCACCACCGTCGTCGACCAGCCGAACACGGAGCCGCCGACGGTGACGGGCGCGGCGTTCGACGAGAAGGCCGAGTACGCCGCCGACTCGCTCGTGGATTGGGGTATCAACGGCGGCATCACGGCGGACTGGGACCCCGAAACGCTGTTCGACCGGCCGCTGTTCGCGCTCGGGGAGGTGTTCCTCGCGGACTCGACCGGAGACATGGGTATCGACGCGGACCTGTTCGCGGACGCGTGTCGGCGCGCGGCCGAGGAGGACGTGGTTGTCACCGTGCACGCCGAGGACGCCGACCTGTTCTCCGAGAGCGTGCTGCCAAGCAGCACGGACACAGCGAGCGGCGACGAGCCGCGAGCGGACGCGCACGACCGCGACGACGCGGACGCGTGGAGCGCGTACCGGACCGCCGAGGCCGAGGAGGCGGCCGTCGAGCGCGCGGTCGGTGTCGGCGGGAACGTCGGCGCGACGGTTCACGTCGCGCACACGTCGACGCCCGAGGGCGTTGACGCGGCGCGGGCGGGCGGCGCGACCTGCGAGGTGACGCCCCACCATCTCTTCCTCTCGCGCGAGGACCTCGACGAGTTGGGGACGTTCGGGCGGATGAACCCGCCGCTGCGCAGCGAGGAGCGCCGCGAGGCGCTGTTCGAGCGACTCGCGGACGGCGAGGTGGACGTCGTGGCGACCGACCACGCGCCCCACACGCGCGACGAGAAGGACGCGAGCATCTGGGACGCGCCCTCCGGCGTGCCGGGCGTCGAGACCGCGCTCCCGCTGCTGCTCCAGACCGCCAGCGAGGGGCGACTGAGCTACGAGCGCGTGCGGGACGTCACCGCCGCGAACCCCGCGGACATCTTCGACCTGCCCGACAAGGGGCGCATCGAAGCCGGACGGGATGCCGACCTCGTGCTCGTCGACCCGGACGCCTCCCAAGAAATTCGCGGCGACGACCTCCACTCGAAGTGCGGGTGGACGCCGTTCGAGGGAATGAGCGGCGTGTTCCCTGAGTTGACGATGGTGCGCGGGACGGTCGTCTGGGACGGCGAGGGCTTCGGCGACCACGACGGCGAGAACGTCCGCGCCTGA
- a CDS encoding nicotinate phosphoribosyltransferase, which yields MTFDVVPPEAIESGRATDAYFERTETTLEFAGKNPRVVTEVTADQFPTGEFELFAGVKDAAHLLEGLPVDVDAISEGTLFDGGPVLRIEGDYRDFARYETSLLGFLSHASGVATAALEARRAAPDSQVLSFGARHVHPSIAAMVERSALVGGLDGFSHLAAGDVIGREAGGTMPHALLICFGRGNQEAAWRAFDDAVDESVPRVALCDTYSDEKDEVLRAIDELGDDLDSVRLDTTGSRRGDFRHIVREIRWELDARDRRDVDVFLSGGLGPTELRELRDVADGFGVGSHVSNADPVDFALDIVEVDGEPAAKRGKLSGKKDVYRTRDGGHHVGLAARPGPTDGTSLLDPLIRDGDLVRSFSIENAADRALDDAGRVGFRDSAE from the coding sequence GTGACCTTCGACGTCGTGCCGCCGGAGGCCATCGAGAGCGGCCGCGCGACCGACGCGTACTTCGAGCGCACCGAGACGACGCTGGAGTTCGCCGGGAAGAACCCCCGCGTGGTCACGGAGGTGACCGCCGACCAGTTCCCGACCGGGGAGTTCGAACTGTTCGCGGGCGTCAAGGACGCCGCCCACCTCCTCGAAGGCCTCCCCGTCGACGTGGACGCTATCTCTGAGGGGACGCTGTTCGACGGCGGCCCCGTCCTCCGCATCGAGGGCGACTACCGCGACTTCGCGCGCTACGAAACCTCGCTGCTGGGCTTCCTCTCGCATGCCTCCGGCGTCGCGACCGCCGCGCTCGAAGCCCGCCGCGCCGCGCCCGACTCACAGGTGCTGAGCTTCGGCGCGCGCCACGTCCACCCCTCGATTGCGGCGATGGTCGAGCGCTCCGCGCTCGTCGGCGGCCTCGACGGATTCTCCCACCTCGCCGCCGGCGACGTCATCGGGCGCGAAGCCGGCGGGACGATGCCCCACGCCCTCCTCATCTGCTTCGGGCGCGGCAACCAGGAGGCGGCGTGGCGCGCGTTCGACGACGCCGTCGACGAGTCGGTCCCGCGGGTTGCGCTCTGCGACACGTACAGCGACGAGAAGGACGAAGTCCTGCGCGCCATCGACGAACTCGGCGACGACCTCGACAGCGTCCGCCTCGACACCACGGGCTCGCGCCGCGGCGACTTCCGGCACATCGTCCGCGAGATTCGCTGGGAGCTGGATGCCCGCGACCGCCGCGACGTCGACGTCTTCCTCAGCGGCGGTCTCGGCCCGACGGAACTCCGGGAGCTCAGGGACGTCGCGGACGGCTTCGGCGTCGGCAGCCACGTCTCGAACGCCGACCCCGTGGACTTCGCGCTCGACATCGTGGAAGTCGATGGCGAGCCCGCCGCCAAGCGCGGGAAGCTCTCCGGGAAGAAAGACGTCTACCGCACGCGCGACGGCGGCCACCACGTCGGCCTCGCCGCCCGCCCCGGCCCGACGGACGGCACGTCGCTTTTGGATCCGCTGATTCGGGACGGCGACCTCGTCCGGTCGTTCAGCATCGAGAACGCCGCCGACCGCGCGCTCGACGACGCCGGGCGTGTCGGGTTCAGGGATAGCGCGGAGTAA
- a CDS encoding CBS domain-containing protein, producing MVDPTAPRIEDVVRLPEDAFLDQVAETMHAEDVGSVVVTSDTTDLTGIVTDRDLALALRDGIDPEQTTVDEVMTPDPVTAEKSAEIFEVVETMRDEGVRRLPLVDDAGDVVRLVSLDDALVLLGEEMADVAGLVEAQV from the coding sequence ATGGTCGACCCAACAGCGCCACGAATCGAGGACGTCGTACGCCTCCCCGAGGACGCGTTCCTCGATCAGGTCGCGGAGACGATGCACGCAGAAGACGTCGGCAGTGTCGTCGTCACGAGCGACACGACCGACCTCACAGGCATCGTCACTGACCGGGACCTCGCGCTCGCACTCCGGGACGGCATCGACCCCGAACAGACGACCGTGGACGAGGTGATGACGCCCGATCCCGTCACGGCCGAGAAGAGCGCGGAGATATTCGAAGTCGTGGAGACGATGCGCGACGAGGGCGTCCGCCGGCTCCCGCTCGTGGACGACGCGGGCGACGTCGTCCGGCTGGTGAGCCTCGACGACGCGCTCGTGTTGCTCGGCGAGGAGATGGCCGACGTCGCGGGACTCGTCGAAGCACAGGTGTAG
- a CDS encoding TIGR00296 family protein — protein MAEAQSVVLSFEDGARTVELARESVEAFVQNGQREQPGSMRDAFYNRTSAFVRLESTHGRGRLRGCAGAQESARDLGSRDQQLGHAIVEASIKAASEASCGSEVEAAELPNLRVSVCTVSNLVLTDDPVEDIELGVHGVAIDGDGKHGWMYPTLPVENDWSVFEYLDRTCRKAGLPNGAWEDDDVMVTLFEGQVFRETGEDAEEPVEELTA, from the coding sequence ATGGCCGAGGCCCAGTCAGTAGTACTTTCCTTCGAGGACGGCGCTCGGACGGTTGAACTAGCACGCGAATCCGTCGAGGCGTTCGTCCAGAACGGCCAGCGCGAGCAGCCCGGAAGCATGCGGGACGCCTTCTACAACCGAACGAGCGCGTTCGTGCGATTGGAGTCGACCCACGGCCGCGGCCGACTCCGAGGCTGTGCGGGCGCCCAAGAGTCCGCCCGCGACCTCGGGAGCCGCGACCAGCAGCTCGGGCACGCCATCGTCGAGGCGTCCATCAAGGCCGCCTCGGAGGCGTCGTGTGGCTCCGAAGTCGAGGCCGCGGAGCTGCCGAACCTCCGCGTCTCCGTCTGCACCGTCTCGAATCTCGTTCTCACGGACGACCCCGTCGAGGACATCGAGCTCGGCGTGCACGGCGTCGCCATCGACGGCGACGGCAAGCACGGCTGGATGTATCCGACGCTGCCCGTCGAGAACGACTGGAGCGTCTTCGAGTACCTCGACCGGACGTGCCGGAAGGCGGGCCTCCCGAACGGCGCGTGGGAGGACGACGACGTGATGGTCACCCTCTTCGAGGGACAGGTGTTCCGGGAGACCGGCGAGGACGCCGAGGAACCCGTCGAAGAACTCACCGCGTAG
- a CDS encoding valine--tRNA ligase, giving the protein MTNIPDSYDPDRIETEWQDDWQDSDVYEFDPAESDTQYVVDTPPPYPTGNLHLGHGLQWSYIDFVARFHRLQGDAVLFPQGWDCHGLPTEVKVEENHDIHRTDVSREEFREMCVEHTEARISEMKQTMRELGFSQDWSAEFRTMDPEYWGQTQSSFVEMADQEMVYRDEHPVNWCPRCETAIADAEVENVDREGTLYYVTFEGVGNDDIEIATTRPELLAACVGMAVDPDDERFEGRVGDTFEVPLFGQEVELLADDDVDPDFGTGAVMICTFGDKQDVDWWAEYDLDLRSVFTEDGHLTEEAGDFAGLSIDDAKGEIADALDDEGHLNGTEPTEQSVGACWRCDTPIEILSKEQWFVEVDQDLVLEKAEEVEWIPEHMHDRLVDWAEGMEWDWVISRQRVFATPIPAWECTDCGHWHIADRAETPVDPDEEDPAVGACPECDSHDWRGETDVMDTWMDSSITPLHISGWPEDIDLDEFEPVGLRPQGHDIIRTWAFYTLLRTGALTDEAPWDDILVNGMVFGPDGNKMSKSRGNVVAPDEAIEEYSADAVRQALALGGQPGSDVQFQWKEVKSASRFLTKLWNIVKFAGGHFDEDTPDVSDPAYRDADRWLLSELTRVADEVEAEMEAYRFDTALRTLREFAWEDLADDYVELVKGRLYNGRPGERAAAEKTLYTAVTAVVRMLSPFSPHVTEEIWNHLPGTEGSVHNAAWPEVDMLDEDAEVAGEYIAETASEVRAWKSENHIPLNEPLDRIELYFEPGQEASLDTYDLSETVNAPIKLVEGRPDIELVPVEVDADESEIGPEFRSEAGAVMQAVDAADPAEIQAQMHSGDVVTVEAAGETYELDADWLTVETEYHAQTGEEVAVIETSFGTVLVYE; this is encoded by the coding sequence ATGACGAACATTCCGGACAGCTACGACCCCGACCGCATCGAGACCGAGTGGCAAGACGACTGGCAGGACTCCGACGTCTACGAGTTCGACCCCGCCGAGTCGGACACCCAGTACGTCGTCGACACGCCGCCGCCGTACCCCACCGGGAACCTCCACCTCGGCCACGGCCTGCAGTGGTCGTACATCGACTTCGTCGCGCGCTTCCACCGCCTGCAGGGCGACGCCGTCCTCTTCCCGCAGGGCTGGGACTGCCACGGCCTCCCGACCGAAGTCAAAGTCGAGGAGAACCACGACATCCACCGCACGGACGTCTCCCGCGAGGAGTTCCGGGAGATGTGCGTCGAGCACACCGAGGCCCGCATCTCGGAGATGAAACAGACGATGCGGGAGCTGGGCTTCTCCCAGGACTGGTCGGCGGAGTTCCGCACGATGGACCCCGAGTACTGGGGACAGACGCAGTCGTCGTTCGTCGAGATGGCCGACCAGGAGATGGTCTACCGCGACGAGCACCCCGTCAACTGGTGCCCGCGCTGCGAGACCGCCATCGCGGACGCGGAAGTCGAGAACGTCGACCGCGAGGGCACGCTGTACTACGTCACGTTCGAGGGCGTCGGCAACGACGACATCGAAATCGCGACCACGCGCCCGGAACTGCTGGCGGCCTGCGTCGGAATGGCGGTCGACCCCGACGACGAGCGCTTCGAGGGCCGCGTCGGCGACACGTTCGAGGTCCCGCTGTTCGGCCAGGAGGTCGAACTGCTCGCGGACGACGACGTCGACCCCGACTTCGGGACCGGCGCCGTCATGATTTGTACGTTCGGGGACAAGCAGGACGTCGACTGGTGGGCCGAGTACGACCTCGACCTCCGGTCGGTGTTCACCGAGGACGGCCACCTCACCGAGGAGGCCGGCGACTTCGCGGGGCTGTCCATCGACGACGCGAAGGGCGAAATCGCGGACGCGCTCGACGACGAGGGCCACCTGAACGGCACCGAGCCCACCGAGCAGAGCGTCGGCGCGTGCTGGCGGTGTGACACGCCCATCGAGATTCTCTCCAAGGAGCAGTGGTTCGTCGAGGTCGACCAGGACCTCGTCCTGGAGAAGGCCGAGGAGGTCGAGTGGATTCCCGAGCACATGCACGACCGCCTCGTCGACTGGGCGGAGGGCATGGAGTGGGACTGGGTCATCTCCCGCCAGCGCGTCTTCGCGACGCCGATTCCCGCCTGGGAGTGCACCGATTGTGGCCACTGGCACATCGCGGACCGCGCCGAGACGCCGGTCGACCCCGACGAGGAAGACCCCGCTGTCGGCGCGTGTCCCGAGTGTGACAGCCACGACTGGCGCGGCGAGACCGACGTCATGGACACGTGGATGGACTCCTCGATTACGCCGCTGCACATCTCCGGGTGGCCCGAGGACATCGACCTCGACGAGTTCGAACCCGTCGGCCTGCGGCCGCAGGGCCACGACATCATCCGCACGTGGGCGTTCTACACGCTCCTGCGGACGGGCGCGCTCACCGACGAAGCGCCGTGGGACGACATCCTCGTCAACGGCATGGTGTTCGGCCCGGACGGCAACAAGATGTCCAAGTCCCGCGGGAACGTGGTCGCGCCCGACGAGGCCATCGAGGAGTACTCCGCGGACGCCGTCCGCCAGGCACTCGCGCTCGGCGGCCAGCCCGGCAGCGACGTCCAGTTCCAGTGGAAGGAGGTCAAGTCCGCCTCCCGCTTCCTCACGAAGCTCTGGAACATCGTGAAGTTCGCGGGCGGGCACTTCGACGAGGACACGCCCGACGTCAGCGACCCGGCCTACCGGGACGCCGACCGCTGGCTGCTCTCGGAACTGACGCGGGTCGCCGACGAGGTCGAAGCCGAGATGGAGGCGTACCGCTTCGACACCGCGCTGCGCACGCTCCGCGAGTTCGCGTGGGAGGACCTCGCCGACGACTACGTCGAGCTGGTCAAAGGCCGGCTGTACAACGGCCGGCCGGGCGAGCGCGCCGCTGCCGAGAAGACCCTCTACACCGCGGTTACGGCGGTCGTCCGGATGCTGTCGCCGTTCAGCCCGCACGTCACGGAGGAAATCTGGAACCACCTCCCGGGCACCGAGGGCAGCGTCCACAACGCCGCGTGGCCCGAGGTCGACATGCTCGACGAGGACGCGGAGGTCGCCGGCGAGTACATCGCCGAGACCGCCAGCGAGGTCCGCGCGTGGAAGTCCGAGAACCACATCCCGCTGAACGAACCCCTCGACCGCATCGAGCTCTACTTCGAGCCCGGCCAGGAGGCGAGCCTCGACACGTACGACCTCAGCGAGACCGTCAACGCCCCCATCAAGCTCGTGGAGGGCCGCCCGGACATCGAACTCGTCCCGGTCGAGGTCGACGCCGACGAGTCCGAAATCGGCCCCGAGTTCCGCAGCGAGGCGGGCGCGGTGATGCAGGCCGTCGACGCCGCCGACCCCGCCGAGATTCAGGCGCAGATGCACTCCGGCGACGTCGTCACCGTCGAAGCCGCCGGCGAGACGTACGAACTCGACGCCGACTGGCTGACCGTCGAGACGGAGTACCACGCCCAGACCGGCGAGGAAGTCGCCGTCATCGAGACGTCGTTCGGCACCGTCCTCGTCTACGAGTAG